The genomic interval CCTCGGCGCCGGAGATCCAGGAACGCCCGGCGTCGCCACGCGGCAGGCCGCCGAGCCACTGGCCGAGGAGGTGCAACGGGCCGTTGTCGAGGCCGAGTTGGGTGCGGACGGTGGCGAGGACCTCGGGGTCGGGGTCGCGTTCCGCCGAGCGGGCCTTGAGGACGGTGAGGGCCGGGTCGGTGCGGGAGAGCCAGGGCAGCAGGCCCACCGCGCACACGAGGGTGGCCGCGAGGAAGGCGCGCCACAGGAGCGTGGCCGTGCGGTGCGGCATGGTTCAGCGCCGGGTTCCGGGGCCGACGAGGGTGCGCTCGTACGGGTCGAGGAGGACGCCCCGCACCGAGGTGCCGACGCCGGTGACGACCCGTTGGTGCACGAGCGGCACGACGGCGTCGGTGCCGAGGATCTCGGCCTCGGCTGCCATCGCCGCATTCTGGCGTGCGGAGGTGTCGGCGGTGCCCTCGGCCTTCGCCACGGCCCGGTCGACGGCCTTGTCGCACAGCAGGGCGAGGTTGTAGCCGCCGTCGCAGGTGTAGTCACTGGCGAGCACGGCCACCGGATCGCCCGTGTCCACCAGGGTGTTGCGGGCGACGACGAACGCGTCGAACTTCCCGGCCAGCGCGTCGCTCTCGATCCGCGAGTACTCGCGGACCTCCAACTCGACCTTGAATCCCGCCCTTTCCAGCTGCTGCTTCAACACCTGGGCGACTTCGGGGAGTTCGGGCCGGTTGTCGTACGTCGCGAGGGTGATGGTCCGCCCGCCGGGTGCCACGGGCTCGGCCCGGCCCACCGGTTGCTCGCGCTTGCCCGCGGCCCAGGTGACGGCGGGGCCGTAGATGCCCGTACCCGCGTCGGCGTGACCTTCGTGGACGCCCTTGGCGAGTGCGGAGGTGTCGACGGCCTCGCGGGCGGCGGCGCGGAGCTTCGGGTCCTTGAACGGGCCTGTCCTGGTGTTGAGTTGGAGGCTCGTGGTGCGGGTGGTGGCGGTCTCGCGTCGGGTGTCCGCGTCGAGGGTGGCGGCCTGGGCGACGGGTATCGCCTCGGCGACGTCGACCTGCCCGGTGCGCAGCGCGTTGGTGCGGGCGGTGCCGTCCGCGATGAACCGTGCGTCGATTCCGGAGGCCTGGGCGAGGCCGCCCCAGTAGTCGTCGAAGCGGTCGAGGGTGGCCGCCGTGGAGCCGGTGACCTTCGTCAGTTCGAAGGGACCGGTGGCGGTGCCGACCGGGTCGACGCGGCCCTTCTCCTCGTACGCCTTCGGGGAGAGCACGGCGAGGGCGGGCCCTGCCAGCCTCAACGGCAGTACGGGATCAGGGGAGTTGGTGGTGACGCGCAGTCGGTCGCCGGCCACGGCTTCGGCGGTGAGAGTGACACCGGAGAGCGCGGCCGGGGCGGGCTTCGCCTCAGCGGCATGGCCGAGGGCGGTGGCCACGCGGGCCGGGGTGACCTCGGTGCCGTCCTGGAAGGTGGCCTCGCGGAGTGTGAACAGCCAGCTGCGGTCGCCCTCCCGCTGCCAGGACCGGGCGAGCGCGGGGGCGGCGGAGCCGTTGGCGTCCAGCGAGGTCAGGCCTTCGGTGACACCGAGGCGGCTGAGGACGGTGGCGTCGGCGCCGTACGGGGAGAGGTTCTCGGCGGGCGGGAACGCGAGGGCGACGCGCAACCGGGAACCGGACTCCCCGGTCGCGTCCCCGCTCTCCTCACCGGCGGAGGCGAAACAGCCGGTGAGGAGCGGGGCGAGGGTGAGGGCGAGGAGCAGGCGGGCAGGGCGGGTTCGTCCAGGTCGCATCGCGGTCATCGCCCCATCGCCAGTTCGAAGTGCACGATCCCCTGCCCGCCGCCCGGGTCGTCGCGCTCGTCCTGCACGACCTTCCCGAGCGACCGCCAGAACGCCTCGGCGCCGGGTACGGCGGGATCGGTGTGCAGGTAGACGGCGCGGTAGCCGCCGTCGGCCGCGGCGAACGCGAGGAGTGCGGCGACGAGGTGCCGGGCGAGGCCGCGCCGGCGGTGCGCGGGGCGGACGTAGACGCGGCGCAGTTGCGCGGTCCCGCCGGAGGGGTAGCGCTCGGCGAGGTCGCGCGGGTTCGGCGGGTGGACCGGTCCACGGGAGTCGAGGGCGGCGGTCGCCACGACCGTGCCGTCGGCGGGGTCGAGCGCCACGAGGAGGGTGTGGCGGGCCGGGGCGAGATAGGCGGCGGCCGGGTCGATGATGTCGCCGTGCCAGCGGGGCACGTAACCGGTGTGGAAGTCGCGGTAGACGGTGTCGAGCATCACGGCACGCGCACCATCGATATCGTCCGGGCCTGCCGCCCTGATGCAGTATTCAAGCACTTGCACATCATATGCATTAAGACTCCCAGGCCTTGATCGCCCTTGGACCGTTCCCGGATCACCCTTGATCCACTGGATTTGACAGCCTCGCGGCCACCCCCTAAAACCTAGCCACATGACATTCATTTTCAAAACTGCGATCGCGGCGGACCGGTAGTGCGCGTCGCGTTCGTCGGCAAGGGCGGCAGCGGAAAGACCACACTGTCGGCCCTCTTCGCCCGCCACCTGGCCCGCGCCGGCGCCCCCGTGCTCGCCATCGACGGCGACATCAACCAGCACCTGGCCGAGGCCCTGGCCCCCGACACGCTTCCCGGCACCAAACCGGTCACCGCCCCACCCCTGGCCGCCCACCTGACCGAGCTCAAGAACCACCTGCGCGGCACCAACCCCCGTATCGCCTCCCCCGAGGCCATGATCAAGACCACACCACCGGGCCGCGGCTCACGCCTTCTGCGCCTGCTCGGCGACGACGAGGTGCATGCCCGGCATGTGGTCCGTGCGGGTGACGTACCGCTGATGGCGACGGGCGAGTTCGAGGAGAGCGACCTCGGGGTGGCCTGCTACCACTCCAAACTCAGCGCGGTAGAGCTGTACTTGAACCATCTCGTCGACGGCCCCGGCGAATACGTCGTCGTCGACATGACGGCCGGCGCCGACGCCTTCGCCTCCGGCCTGTTCACCCGCTTCGACCTGACGTTCCTGGTGGCCGAACCCACCCGCAAGGGCGTCTCCGTGTACCGCCAGTACCGCGACCACGCCCGGGAGTTCGGCATCCGCCTCGCCGTGATCGGCAACAAGGTCACCGGCGAGGAAGACCTGCTCTTCCTCAAGGAGGAGGTGGGCGACGACCTCCTCACCCACCTGGTCCACTCCCCCGCCGTCCGCGCCGCCGAACAGGGCCGGGCACAGGGCGAGTTGGAGCCGCACAACGTGCACGCCCTGCATTTGCTGCGTGAGGCGGTCGACGCCCACCCCAGGGACTGGCCGACCCTGCACCGCCACGCCGTCGACTTCCACCTCCGCAACGCCACCGCGTGGGCGGACAGGGCGACGGGCCTGAACCTCGCGGCCCAGGTCGACCCGGACTACGTACCGGGCCCGACGCCACAGCCCTGACCACCACCCGCCCACTGTTCCCCAACTACCAGACAGGACACCCCTCTTCATGTCTCTCGACGTCTCCCCGAAGCTCCTCGCCGAAGCCGAACACGGTGACATCCACGAGGCGGACTTCGTGGACACGGTCCGCACATCCCTCCCGTACGCCTACGACCTCGTCGCCGGCCTCGCCACCGAACTCCGCGCCGGCACAGCCGAGTTCACCGACAACCAGACCCCGCCCCCGTCGGAACAGGAACGCGGCCAGCTGCTGCGGGCGCTGGCCAGCGACGCGATCCGGGGCAGCCTGGAACGCCACTTCGGGGTGACCCTGGCCTTCCAGAACTGCCATCGGGTGGCGGCGTTCCGGCCGGGGGCGCTGGACGGGGAGACGTATGCGCGGTTTACCTCGGTGCGGGCCCAAGTGCTGAATCAGTCGCCGGAGTTCAGGGACTGCTGATGCAGCCAAGGGCGTGGACAGGCTCCACCCCGACTGCGCTACCGTTGTCACACGTTGCGCGCCTTCCCGGAGGGTACGGAGCGGAGTTCACAGTCCAGTCCGCTGGTTGTGAGTGACGGTTGGTGAATCCACCACGTGGACCTCGCCTCGGCGAGGGCGGATGCCCGGTAGGGCGATCCCTGCCATTCCGCACTCACCACTGAGGAGTGGCCTCAATGAACCCTCTCGAGTACAAGCCCGCGTGTCGTCCCTGGGTCCGCGAGGTCCTGGTCGGCGCCGCCGCCGGAGTCGTCTCCAACCTTGTGTTGGCGATGCTGGCGGCGGCAGCGCACCTGCTCTTCTGAGCAGGTCGGTGGCGGGCCCGGTGAGCCCGCCACTCTCAGCTCGGCCGGAGATCTCGCCCCCTCCCCGGCACCTCAGAACAAGGGCCGCTGGTCGTGCTGCGACCCAGCACGTCGCTTGCGCGACCTGTTGCGGCCACCACGGCCCGGCCGGGGCAGATGCGGTGCGCGGGCCTCCGGCGGAAGGTTCTCCCACGTCGGGCGGAGACCGTGGATGTGCACGTCACCCACCAGCTTCTTGAGGTAGGCGCGCGTCTCGTCGTCCGTCGAGTAGAGCACTGTCGCCCGAGTGGCCCGCGTCATGAGCACGTGGTAGGCGTGCCGGACAAGGCGGGCGAAGTCCTCGTCGTCGACGCTGCTCGCGCGGACCTTGGGATCGAACGACCCCGGCGTTCCCACCCGCTTGACCCCCGACTCCGGGTCCTTGCGCTCCTTGCCCCGGCGGAACACCCAGCGATCGCCCCGGCGCACCATGTCCTCACCCATGATCACGCCGCACCAGTCCCATTCGAGTCCCTGGGCGGTGTACACACAGCCGATCTGACCGAGCCCGTTCCCGTGCACCGACCAGATCTTCGACGGCGGTGCGTCGTCCTCGCAGAAACTCTCGCTGTCGGCGTTCCACGGGCGGTGCCAGTCGCCGATACGGACGTCAGCCTCGAGTCTCTTCTCCTTGCCCTGGGGCTTCGTCCACGGCCAGCAGTAACCGGCGACCATGCGCGCGGAGGCGCCCGCGAGTGCTTCCGAGCGGATGACACGTTCGAGTTCCTCGGGGCTGTCCGCGATCTCCACGTGCATCAGACCGTCCGGGATCCACTCCGCCGCCTCTTCGTCGCTCACACCGAGTGCGGCGCGGACCCACCGGATGTAGCCGTCGCTGCCGCCGCAGCGGAACTGCTCGCTCAGCTGGTAGCGGACCAGTTCGGCGTCGTTGCGCTCGGCCGCGTCCTCGATCAGTTCGACGGTGCCGACTTCGTTCGGCCGTACGGACTGACTCCGGTCCAGGAAAAAGACCGTCAGCCGGGACGCGTCGATGAGTTCGTCCACCTGTGGGCGGGTGCCCTGCTGTTCCGGCCGCCAGAAGCGGCTGGTCGAACGATCGCGGAGGCGATGGGCCTCGTCGCAGACCAGGACGTCGAGAGGGGGATCGGGTGTGGTGACGAAGCTGCTGAAGTAGGTGAAGGACTCCTTGAACTCCCGGTCGCCGTACCCGACGTGTTCCTGCATGGCCCCGTTGAAGGCCCTGCTGCCGCTGGCGTACTTGACCGTGCGTCCCTCGCTCTCCAGGTCCGCCTTGATCTGCAGGCCGATGGCGCTCTTGCCGGTGCCGGCGCCTCCGGTCACCAGGAACACCACACGCCGCTCGTCGGGGATGAGCGCGGGTGCGGAGGGATCTCCCAGGACCTGGGCGGCGGTGGACCGGATGCCGTCCGCGATCTCCCGCTGTCGTCCGCGCAGCGTGAACACGGTGTCCTCGCCACGCGACCGGATCATGGCGTCGAGCAGCGGCGTATTGCGCAACTGCATGCCGTGCAACAGGATCTCGGCGGCGGACGCTCCTCCGTCCTCGGCGAAGTTCTTGCGCAGATCGGAGAGCAGCCGATCGCGCCCGTCGCGCGTGTAGACCTGCGCGCAGGGACCCGTCGGCGCGTCTACGGCCACCAGCGGGGCCACGGACGCGTCGCTGGCATTGTGCAGGTAGGCGAAGCCGCCGCATTCGAAGGGGAGTCCGCTCAGCGGCCCGCGGTCACCGGTGAACGCGTCGTAGTACTCGGCCAGTTGCAGCGCGGGGTGCTTCTTCTCCCCCATGCCCGGCACATGCACCATCCCTGCCACGGTCGACTCCACCCGGGTCACCGTCGACCAGCGCTTCAGCTCGACGAGCTGGACCGAGACGGACCGTGTGTCGGGATGCTGTCCGACCAGTACGACGTCGATGAGCCGGGGACCGCCGGGCGTGCCGGACTCGTCGATCGTGGCCGCGCACTCCACGATCATCTCCACGGTGCCGCGGTCGGCGGCCACGAGATCCTTGGCGAGATCGACCAGGCTCTCGGCCCAGGCACCGCGTTCGGACACCGAGGCGTCCGACCCGCGGAAGTGCCGCCAACGGGCAGCGAGGTGCGGCACCATACGCCGACGTGAGTTCAGGGTGAGCAGATCCTGCGCCGACAGCTTCAGCAGGAGCATGGACACGAAGTGGTTCCCCCAGGCACGAGTGACTCGTGCGGGTGGGGGCATGTCCACGGTCGGGAAGCCCGGCGGGCCGCAACCGGTGCAGAAGATCCTAGGCACTCCACCAGGCCGTTTCACCGCGACGGGCGCGTCGGGCGCGTGTGCCGACCGATCGATGGCCGAAACCCGCCGCTCGCCGTGCTGGGGAGAACCACCTCACCGCGAGGCCGCCCTTGTCACACCGCTGCGACCGGGCGCTGCTCGACGACCAGTCGGCGCAGCTGCTCCCGGGTCTCCGGATCCGTCGAGTAGACGACCGTCCCGACCATGCCCCGGGTCAACAGCACCTTGTAGGTGTTGCGGATGAGGCGGTCCACATCGGCGTGCGGGGTGGACTTCTTGAACACCGGGTCCTTGGACGCCGCCGGATCGATGACCCACCGGTCGCCTCGCCAGACCAGGTCCGGGCCGATGATGACGCCGGACCAGTCGTACTCGAAGCCCTGGGCCGTGTAGACACAACCGATCTGTCCGAAACCCGCCGGGTCCGTCGCCCACAGCGCGGCCGGCGGTGCGCCGGAGACGGACCGGTCGCCCCGCAGGTTCCACGGGCGCGCCCAGTCGCCGATCACGACGTCGGCCACCAGCGGTTCGCCCGGCTTGGGTTCGGAGGACCACCGCCAGCAGTAGCCCGCGGACATGCGGGCGCCGTAGCCCTGGGCCCGACGTGCGTCGAGGAACGTCTCCATCTCCTCGGGGCTGTCTGCCACCAGGAGCCGCATGCGGTCGTCGGGTTCCCAGGTCACGGGGCCACCCGGCGCCAGGCCCAGCAGGCGCACCACCCAGTTCAGATACGCGTCGCTGCCCCCGCACCTGAACTGGCTGTCGAGGGGCACCACCGTGCAGCGGACACCCCGCCTGGCGGCCACCGCCTCGATCTCGGCGACCGTGCCCATCTCCCCGGGACGTACCACCTGATGTTCGTCGAGGAGGAAGACCGGTACGTGTGCGACATCGATGAGTTCGTCGATCTGCGCCCTGCCGGTGCGGTGTTCGGCGCGGGTGTAGCGGTTGGCCGATGTCTCGCGGATGCGGTGGGCCTCGTCGCAGATCAGTGCGCCGAGGCTGTTCTTCTCGGCCGTCATGAAGCTGTTGAAGTACTTGAAGAGATCCTGCACCTCACGTCGCCGGGCTCCCGCCACCTTCCGCATCGTCTTAGTGAAGGACTGCGAACCGGTCGCGTGCAGGGCCGGAACACCCCGGCGGTACAGCTCGCCGAGCAGTTGCAGAGCGATGACGCTCTTGCCCGTGCCCGGACCGCCGGTGACGATCACGACCTCCTTGTGGTCGGACTGCTGCGCCCGCCGTACCGCGTTGAGCACGAGACGGTAGGCGACCTGCTGTTCGTCGAGGAGGACGAACTGCTGGCGTTCGCGGACCTCTTGGGCGGCGACGGACATCAGCTGTCTGGAGGGCACCGTCGCCGCGCCGAGAAGTTCGTCGGCGGCGTGTGCGCCGGGGTGCCGGTCGCTGAGCCGGGCGCGGAGGTGGTCGAGGAACTCGCCCCTGCGCTCCCCGGTGAACAGCTGCCCGTGGTCGTCGCTCTCGATCTCGCGCAGCCCGGTCACGCCGAACTCGGTGGCGTTGTGGAGGAAGGCCACGCCGCTGACACGCTCCGCGCGACCGCTCAGCGCTCCGTTGAAGTTGACGAGGTACTCGCAGTACCGACGTACCTGCTCGATGGGGTTCAGGACGGGGTGGGCGTAGGGGTCGACGTGGCAGAGCGTGGGGTCGTCCTCGTCCGGCTCCGCCTGGCTCCACTGCTTGAGTTCGACGATCACGTACGACGGGTCCCCCGTGCGCGGATGTACTCCGGCGAGGATCGCGTCGGCGCGCTTGCTGTTGAGCGGCAGCGCGTACTCGAGCATGATCTCCACGTCCCCGAGACCGGCGTCGTTCAGCGCGGCGGCCAGGACGGGAATGCTCCGTTCCCAGGAACGGACCTCGGAGGTACCGGGCCGGTATCCGTGCAGATGGACGAACCGCTCGGTCAGGTGCAGGAACAGCGAACTGTCGAGTGCCCTGACGGCGACCGATTTCGCCGACGCTCGGAACAACAAGGACTTCCCCCAGGCAGCACGAAATGACTCGTGCGGGTGGGGGCATGTCCTTCGAGACCCCACCGAGGTGGAGCGGAAGCCCGTCGGGCCGCGATGACGATGCGATCAAGGGTACCTGCGAGGCCCCGGATCCACCGGAGGGCGGCACACTCCCGCCGACCGGTGGCCCGGACACCGGTCACCCCGGCCCAGCCCTGCTCACTTCTTCTGTTCCACCCGCACCCAGTCCACCTCCGCCTGCACTCCCCCGCCCGCGACCTTGTCCACGCTGGACTGCGGCAGCCCCCAGTACGGAGTCGTCGCCTGGTTCCATCCGGCCGGGTACGCGCCGCCCAGGGCGAGGTTGAGGATGACGTACTGGTTGTGGTCGTAGACCCATTGGCCGCGGGTCGATTCGAGTTTGTTGCGGGTGGTCTCCTGGACGAGGGTGTCGTCGACGTAGAAGCGCAT from Streptomyces sp. NBC_01288 carries:
- a CDS encoding GNAT family N-acetyltransferase, with protein sequence MLEYCIRAAGPDDIDGARAVMLDTVYRDFHTGYVPRWHGDIIDPAAAYLAPARHTLLVALDPADGTVVATAALDSRGPVHPPNPRDLAERYPSGGTAQLRRVYVRPAHRRRGLARHLVAALLAFAAADGGYRAVYLHTDPAVPGAEAFWRSLGKVVQDERDDPGGGQGIVHFELAMGR
- a CDS encoding ABC transporter substrate-binding protein, with product MRPGRTRPARLLLALTLAPLLTGCFASAGEESGDATGESGSRLRVALAFPPAENLSPYGADATVLSRLGVTEGLTSLDANGSAAPALARSWQREGDRSWLFTLREATFQDGTEVTPARVATALGHAAEAKPAPAALSGVTLTAEAVAGDRLRVTTNSPDPVLPLRLAGPALAVLSPKAYEEKGRVDPVGTATGPFELTKVTGSTAATLDRFDDYWGGLAQASGIDARFIADGTARTNALRTGQVDVAEAIPVAQAATLDADTRRETATTRTTSLQLNTRTGPFKDPKLRAAAREAVDTSALAKGVHEGHADAGTGIYGPAVTWAAGKREQPVGRAEPVAPGGRTITLATYDNRPELPEVAQVLKQQLERAGFKVELEVREYSRIESDALAGKFDAFVVARNTLVDTGDPVAVLASDYTCDGGYNLALLCDKAVDRAVAKAEGTADTSARQNAAMAAEAEILGTDAVVPLVHQRVVTGVGTSVRGVLLDPYERTLVGPGTRR
- a CDS encoding DUF6408 family protein; protein product: MNPLEYKPACRPWVREVLVGAAAGVVSNLVLAMLAAAAHLLF
- a CDS encoding DUF2075 domain-containing protein — encoded protein: MLFRASAKSVAVRALDSSLFLHLTERFVHLHGYRPGTSEVRSWERSIPVLAAALNDAGLGDVEIMLEYALPLNSKRADAILAGVHPRTGDPSYVIVELKQWSQAEPDEDDPTLCHVDPYAHPVLNPIEQVRRYCEYLVNFNGALSGRAERVSGVAFLHNATEFGVTGLREIESDDHGQLFTGERRGEFLDHLRARLSDRHPGAHAADELLGAATVPSRQLMSVAAQEVRERQQFVLLDEQQVAYRLVLNAVRRAQQSDHKEVVIVTGGPGTGKSVIALQLLGELYRRGVPALHATGSQSFTKTMRKVAGARRREVQDLFKYFNSFMTAEKNSLGALICDEAHRIRETSANRYTRAEHRTGRAQIDELIDVAHVPVFLLDEHQVVRPGEMGTVAEIEAVAARRGVRCTVVPLDSQFRCGGSDAYLNWVVRLLGLAPGGPVTWEPDDRMRLLVADSPEEMETFLDARRAQGYGARMSAGYCWRWSSEPKPGEPLVADVVIGDWARPWNLRGDRSVSGAPPAALWATDPAGFGQIGCVYTAQGFEYDWSGVIIGPDLVWRGDRWVIDPAASKDPVFKKSTPHADVDRLIRNTYKVLLTRGMVGTVVYSTDPETREQLRRLVVEQRPVAAV
- a CDS encoding SCO5389 family protein: MSLDVSPKLLAEAEHGDIHEADFVDTVRTSLPYAYDLVAGLATELRAGTAEFTDNQTPPPSEQERGQLLRALASDAIRGSLERHFGVTLAFQNCHRVAAFRPGALDGETYARFTSVRAQVLNQSPEFRDC
- a CDS encoding DUF2075 domain-containing protein; translated protein: MLLLKLSAQDLLTLNSRRRMVPHLAARWRHFRGSDASVSERGAWAESLVDLAKDLVAADRGTVEMIVECAATIDESGTPGGPRLIDVVLVGQHPDTRSVSVQLVELKRWSTVTRVESTVAGMVHVPGMGEKKHPALQLAEYYDAFTGDRGPLSGLPFECGGFAYLHNASDASVAPLVAVDAPTGPCAQVYTRDGRDRLLSDLRKNFAEDGGASAAEILLHGMQLRNTPLLDAMIRSRGEDTVFTLRGRQREIADGIRSTAAQVLGDPSAPALIPDERRVVFLVTGGAGTGKSAIGLQIKADLESEGRTVKYASGSRAFNGAMQEHVGYGDREFKESFTYFSSFVTTPDPPLDVLVCDEAHRLRDRSTSRFWRPEQQGTRPQVDELIDASRLTVFFLDRSQSVRPNEVGTVELIEDAAERNDAELVRYQLSEQFRCGGSDGYIRWVRAALGVSDEEAAEWIPDGLMHVEIADSPEELERVIRSEALAGASARMVAGYCWPWTKPQGKEKRLEADVRIGDWHRPWNADSESFCEDDAPPSKIWSVHGNGLGQIGCVYTAQGLEWDWCGVIMGEDMVRRGDRWVFRRGKERKDPESGVKRVGTPGSFDPKVRASSVDDEDFARLVRHAYHVLMTRATRATVLYSTDDETRAYLKKLVGDVHIHGLRPTWENLPPEARAPHLPRPGRGGRNRSRKRRAGSQHDQRPLF
- a CDS encoding ATP-binding protein: MRVAFVGKGGSGKTTLSALFARHLARAGAPVLAIDGDINQHLAEALAPDTLPGTKPVTAPPLAAHLTELKNHLRGTNPRIASPEAMIKTTPPGRGSRLLRLLGDDEVHARHVVRAGDVPLMATGEFEESDLGVACYHSKLSAVELYLNHLVDGPGEYVVVDMTAGADAFASGLFTRFDLTFLVAEPTRKGVSVYRQYRDHAREFGIRLAVIGNKVTGEEDLLFLKEEVGDDLLTHLVHSPAVRAAEQGRAQGELEPHNVHALHLLREAVDAHPRDWPTLHRHAVDFHLRNATAWADRATGLNLAAQVDPDYVPGPTPQP